The following proteins are co-located in the Solanum pennellii chromosome 1, SPENNV200 genome:
- the LOC107012172 gene encoding uncharacterized protein LOC107012172 translates to MAEDEGRTAEGEGEKIEEMKPWEQHSAVISIPRFDYNASSSLLRHSHSGFLITCPIKREKSAMKEAISILEKYIVSNHDAKRRKTCVDDVNEECKGSREGAANEHVNSESGTSMEKSDILSLVKLMRSGLVLLKFPFDKSPAVVDIVSQIFQSLESGILKSPLWCNRILPIQGTCCLDEKELKKIVTKLVEQFMNNRQKETGDTVKFAVGYNRRGIEETEMKNLRNTSSDPDIFALLDRNKCFSVVAAAVKEVVPDSIVDLKDPEICVLVEVLPLSGVPDRTAIVGVSVLPRALVTTEPRLCIKALVSDTKETNKKKR, encoded by the exons atggcgGAAGATGAAGGGAGGACTgcagaaggagaaggagaaaaaattgaagagaTGAAGCCATGGGAGCAGCATTCTGCTGTGATAAGCATCCCTCGTTTCGATTACAACGCTTCTTCTTCCTTACTCCGCCATTCGCATTCTGGGTTTCTCATTACATGCCCAATCA AGAGGGAAAAAAGTGCAATGAAAGAAGCTATAAGTATCCTTGAAAAG TATATTGTTTCAAATCATGATGCTAAGCGAAGGAAAACATGCGTGGATGATGTTAATGAAGAGTGTAAAGGATCAAGAGAAGGAGCAGCTAATGAACATGTGAATTCGG AATCTGGTACCTCTATGGAGAAAAGTGACATTCTCTCACTTGTTAAGTTAATGAGAAGCGGATTAGTTCTCCTTAAATTTCCATTCGACAAGTCTCCAGCAGTTGTTGACATTGTTTCACAGATTTTTCAATCCCTAGAATCTGGAATATTGAAGTCTCCTCT TTGGTGCAATCGGATATTACCAATTCAAGGTACATGCTGTTTAGATGAGAAGGAACTTAAGAAGATTGTGACAAAGCTTGTTGAGCAGTTTATGAACAATAGGCAGAAGGAGACAGGAGACACTGTTAAG TTTGCAGTTGGGTATAACAGGAGAGGGATTGAAGAAACCGAGATGAAGAATCTAAGGAACACTTCCAGTGATCCTGATATATTTGCTTTGTTGGATCGCAACAAATGCTTTAGTGTCGTAGCAGCAGCAGTGAAAGAAGTCGTCCCAGACTCGATAGTGGATTTGAAAGATCCAgag ATCTGTGTGCTTGTTGAGGTGCTTCCATTGTCTGGAGTACCAGATAGGACAGCCATAGTTGGTGTATCAGTTCTTCCTCGAGCACTTGTTACTACAGAGCCTCGACTCTGCATCAAGGCCTTAGTCTCGGATACAAAAGAAACgaataagaagaaaagataA